From a region of the Burkholderia lata genome:
- a CDS encoding DUF2334 domain-containing protein, whose amino-acid sequence MKKILIVIALLAGLAQMTLPGTAHAQATTAHTLILYDNPANDPFSKLGLMYSIMLRNLLGHFNTTVDMVPIQNYTAGMVGSHDATFYIGDYYNNPIPTAFMSDVMTTTKTVVWFKYNLWQLAWNTAYTFNQTFGFSFLGLAGMNATPSASNPNPGFYDTVTYKNLSMVKYYAYNASTGVISADPDVGLTQINTTKAQALVTIKNSQSGATTPYIVRSGNFWYFADMPFSYIGPTDRYLVICDILHDILQTNAPVNHRALVRLEDLDAYTTTSSMQLLTNYMYSKKIPFTMATIPLYTDPNGYYNGGVPETIHLAQATGLKKALNYALLRGGSIVMHGYTHQYDSTPNLLNAVSGSDYEFWYAVQNRPVDEDSIPWAEGRMADGLLEFTTNGYKIVGFAAPQYQMSPAASAATALTFPTTFQRAVYYTATNPQLGTGAANQDFSAGQFFPYIINSDYYGQRIVPENLGSVQYNICNIDPFSCITYTWQQIVTNAQYGLAVRDGFASFFFHPYWLEPDLGLPAYQDFQSMITGITNLGYKWVDGTTAK is encoded by the coding sequence ATGAAAAAGATCTTGATCGTCATCGCCCTGCTTGCGGGGCTCGCGCAAATGACATTGCCGGGCACCGCGCACGCGCAGGCCACCACCGCCCATACGCTCATCCTGTACGACAATCCGGCCAACGATCCGTTTTCGAAGCTGGGACTGATGTACAGCATCATGCTGAGGAACCTGCTGGGCCACTTCAATACGACGGTCGATATGGTTCCGATCCAGAACTACACGGCCGGCATGGTCGGGAGCCACGACGCGACGTTCTATATCGGCGACTACTACAACAACCCGATTCCGACGGCGTTCATGAGCGACGTGATGACCACCACGAAGACGGTGGTCTGGTTCAAGTACAACCTGTGGCAACTGGCATGGAACACGGCCTACACGTTCAACCAGACCTTCGGGTTCAGCTTCCTGGGCCTCGCCGGGATGAACGCGACGCCTTCGGCGAGCAATCCGAATCCCGGTTTCTACGACACCGTCACGTACAAGAACCTGTCGATGGTCAAGTACTACGCGTATAACGCGTCGACCGGCGTCATCAGCGCCGATCCGGATGTCGGCCTGACCCAGATCAATACCACCAAGGCGCAAGCGCTCGTCACCATCAAGAACAGCCAGAGCGGGGCAACCACGCCCTACATCGTGCGCTCGGGCAACTTCTGGTACTTCGCGGACATGCCGTTTTCCTATATCGGACCGACGGATCGCTACCTGGTGATTTGCGACATCCTGCACGACATCCTGCAGACCAATGCACCGGTGAATCATCGTGCGCTCGTCCGCCTGGAGGACCTCGACGCGTACACGACCACGAGTTCGATGCAGCTGCTGACGAACTACATGTACTCGAAGAAAATCCCGTTCACGATGGCCACCATCCCGTTGTATACGGACCCGAACGGCTATTACAACGGCGGCGTGCCGGAGACGATCCACCTGGCGCAGGCAACGGGCCTCAAGAAAGCGCTGAATTACGCGCTCTTGCGCGGCGGCTCGATCGTGATGCACGGCTATACGCACCAGTACGATTCGACGCCGAACCTGCTGAATGCCGTCAGCGGCAGCGACTACGAGTTCTGGTATGCGGTGCAGAACCGGCCGGTCGATGAGGACTCCATCCCATGGGCGGAAGGCAGAATGGCCGATGGCCTGCTCGAGTTCACGACCAACGGCTACAAGATCGTCGGCTTTGCCGCGCCGCAGTACCAGATGTCGCCGGCCGCATCGGCAGCCACGGCGCTCACGTTCCCGACCACGTTCCAGCGGGCCGTGTATTACACCGCGACCAATCCGCAACTCGGAACGGGGGCGGCCAACCAGGACTTTTCCGCCGGGCAGTTTTTCCCGTACATCATCAATTCCGATTACTACGGGCAGCGGATCGTTCCGGAGAACCTGGGCAGCGTGCAGTACAACATCTGCAATATCGACCCGTTCTCGTGCATCACGTACACGTGGCAGCAAATCGTGACCAATGCGCAGTATGGCCTGGCGGTGCGGGACGGTTTCGCGTCCTTCTTCTTCCATCCGTACTGGCTTGAACCGGATCTCGGATTGCCGGCGTACCAGGACTTCCAGAGCATGATTACCGGCATTACGAATCTCGGCTACAAGTGGGTGGACGGCACGACGGCCAAGTGA